AAATAATCTGGTCAATACAAATCAATTAATAATAATTAGTCAACCAGACGATAAAAAATACAACTGGCAATACAATAAAACGTGACGAGCATAACAAATAGATTAGTGGAAATTAATAGCGCTGACTATAAAAAAACAATGAATAAAGCAACAAAAATGTGACTAATATTGCAAGTATGTTAATTCCCACACCTTGATTAGCTGTCTATTTAAATCTGTATTTAAATTTATCAAAACAACACAACCATCACGTAAACCACTAATTTAATTAACTAAAGAAAAATAAATTATAAAGGGAATAATTTATTTAATCCATTTATAACCAACGAATATCACGATTGTAAATTGCGCCAGCTCACATAATACGTGACAACCTGTTAACACTTAAGTATTAATGAACTAAGCTACCATCTAATTAATAATACTGGTCAGACCTAATATTCATAATAAATGGATGACAATGGCCACCTTTAAACTAAGTCATTTATTTAAGAAGTATAAAATAGTTAATTGGAATCAGTAGATTACAAGGATAGTAATGCAAACATCTAATATTATAATAGAATTTGTTCCGCAGACAAATCCCCATTTAGCTCATTCTCTAAGTGCATCATCATTATATTTAAAATTCGGAGTTATTAATGAAAAATAAGAAAATTCTTGCTCTTGCTATAGCAAGCACACTTGGATTAACAGCCTGCGGTGATGATTCAACAGACCTCCGTATGGATGACACAATTACAAATTCACTTAACCGTCAATCAAGTATCGCATTCGATTTAATTTCTTCGAAAAAAGTAATATCCACACCAACTTATCTCGCAATGGACGCGAAAAATGGCACTTTGTTTGAAACAGTAGCCGGAGCGAGTACAGATCGGAAAGATCCAAAACTTGCAATGGGTGATACAGATGGTTGGAGTCCAACTCAACCTTTCGTTATTGAGCTTGATTTACCGACAGGCGTAACGCTAACAACAGATTCAACACTGCTTCACGCCGCAGTGAAAATCGCAAAAGTAGACGTATCAAGAGCAAAAGTGATAAGTAATCCTGTTGCCTTAACGGCCGGTGTTGACTATACAGTTATCTCAACGGGTACTTCACTAGCGGTCTTACCACTAAACGGTAGCTTAGAGCACGGCAGTGACTATATCTATGCTATTACCGATGCTTTGATTGATAGTTCTGGTCAAAAACTGGGTATATCGAATAGCTACGCGGCTTTAAAAAACAAACAGATTGATCAAACTGGCGGCGCCTTAGAAATACCACAAAAGATTGTTTGGCAAGTAGAAGGCTTAATGGATAAGTCTGGCATCGCCGATTATGAAAACATTATTTATTCAAGCTGGTTTACGACTTCATCGGCAGGTGAATCGCTTTACTTTACCAAGGTTGCAACCGCAAAAGCCCTTTCAGCAATAAAGCAAGGCAGTACTGCAGGTGCTGTTTGGAAAGGTAGTGCTAATCCCAAAGGATTAGACCTAACAGGACTATATTCTCTACAGATGTCCGCTTCTGCAGCAGTAACAATTGGCGCTAATTTATCATACCGTAAAGGTACGGTAAAACTACCTTCATTTCTTGAGCGTGAGACAGATGCAAAGAAATGGTATACGACACCTTGGCAAAGTGGCATGCCAAGTCTTGCTATTATTTCAAGTGTATTAAACTCAGGGTCAGATAAAGAAAAACAAGAACTTAAAACCCAGTTAGAGGACGATGCTGGTATCAATATCGAAGAGCTTTTTAAAGAAGATTCATTGGAGCCACTTAAGCTGATTGGTCAGAAATTCACAATTGACGGTGAACAACTTGACTCGGAACGACTTATAACTAAATACAGTCCATTACCGCAAGTTAAAGCTGTTGAAGATGTAAGTTTCATATTGATCACTCCAAATTCTGCTACTTCAGCAGCAAAGGTACCAGTAGTCATATATCAGCATGGTATTACTTCTGTTAAAGAGAATATACTAGCATCTTTGAAGTTAACAGGAAGTTTAAATAAAATTGTAAATGAAAACTACGCAGTACTTGCTATTGATTTACCATTACACGGCGACAGGGCATTAGCTGGTGGGGCCATTATTGCGGATGAAGACAATGCAGGCGTATTCATGAACTTTGGTTATCTACCTGTTGGCCGCGATAATTTGCGCCAAGCCGTTGTCGACCTCATTGGTTTACGTGGTGGTCTGAATCTGATTCCAGCAACACCAGGTTCAGAATTAGATGTCCTCGATACATCTAAGGTTAGTTTTTTTGGCCACTCTCTTGGAGCTATGACAGGTATAAGTTTACAAGCAACAATCGATCGTCAAATGCCATCAGGTAATGAGTTATTTGCAATAGACAAATCCGCATATGCGAACCCGGGCAGCGGTGTACCTTATCTATTGCTTAATTCTGAAGAGTTTGGTGGTACGGTTAAGCATGGGTTAATGAAAGCAGCAAACCCTATATATGCCGCACACGCTGATAATTGCACTCTTGCCAGTTATTCTGATACCGTATGCTTCAATGCATTTTATAACAGCGATGACTTACCAGCTAAAGATAAAGCGGCAATTGATGCCACATTCCAAAGCTTTGCTGTTGCAGCTCAAACGGTTCTAGAAACAGCAGACCCATTTTCGCTTGCTCGTAAAATTTCTGATACAACACCAGTTTACTTAGCACAAGTTAATGGTGATACAGTTATTCCAAATAGCACAGCACAAGCCGATTCATCACCTTATTCTACTATAGGTGGTACTGAACCATTAATGTCGCAACTTAAACTTAAAAATGTTTATACATTTACAGATACAACGAAGAAAGCGGCATTATTGCTTGCTGGTGAACATAGTTCTGTGATTCTAGATTATACAGCTGATCCAGTAGATGCAGATCATCCTAATGCTGATACAAAAACTACCAATGAACTGCAGAGCCATATCGCTAGCTTCCTAGCCGGTGATGGCAGTACTATCGGCAATATTGATAACAGTTTACTTGATCCTAAATCAGTTCCTTAACGACTGATTAAGCCAATAATCAAACAATAGACTGAGCAATTGCTCATAACAAACGAAGGTTTAGTGATAAACCTTCGTTTTTTTATTTAAATTCCACTGAACTATTCCAATCATTTGGTAACCAATACATAATCTACTCAGTAATATGTATTTTTAATTACATCTAATAAAATCAACCCAACCAATAAGTGACATCATGAATATTAAATTAGTTTCAGGCGTAGTTATCGCCGGACTTGCGGCAAGTTATGCTGGCGGTAAGTTTTATATGACAGACCAAGTAGAAAAAAAACTTGATGCGAAGATCATCGAAATGCAGCCTATGATTGATGTTAAATATGGCGATCTAAGTGTCGAACCTATCACCCAGAAAATTCAATTACATAACGTAGTACTAAGCCCTGTTGATGGCAGCGCAACCCCTGTCACTATTAATGAAATAACCATTAATAAGTTTGATGTAGAATCAGAATTCCCTGCCGCGTTAGACATAGCCTTAGACGGGATTTCAATTAGCATTGATGATATAGAACCACAAACAGCAGAACAGCTTAAAGAGCTTGGTTATACAGATGATATGTTAATCAGCCTATCGACAAAATACACTTACGTTAATGACGTAATGGATTTAGAGCTTGGTCTAAGTGCACAAGACATGGGTAAAATGGAATACTCGCTTAACTTAGCTAACTTCCAATTTGATCCGAAACAGCCAATTAGCCTATTATTCTCGTACCCGAACTATCAGCTAAACACTGCCGAGTTTACTTACACAGACCAATCATTTGTTGAACGCCTGCTTAAACAAGAAGCCCAAACGTCAGACATCAGTGTTGAAGAATTAAAACAGCGTGTATCAGACAAGATAAATACCATGCTGGCGGCAGATCTTGAAAACAAAAATAATGAGCTGAGCGATGCAGAGATAAAGCTTGCGAAAAATGCGGCGACAACGTTTGTTAAATTTATTAATGACCCGAAAAGTATCACTATTTCTGTGAACCCAGAACAAGCCGTCACTTTAGGTGAGATCACACAGACAAAAAATGATCCTGCTAAATTAATTTCATTACTGAATATGGCATTCAAAGCATAGTAACCGCCATTAACAACGACGAACAACAAATAAGGTCAGCTATTTTAGCTATGGCTGACTTTATTACCATTAAATACCTGTCGTACAAATAGAATCTGCTTCAAAATCAAAATCTTCTTTTACTAAGTCATTCGCACATAGTTGCTCTCGGACTTGACTCAAGCCATTACGAATAATTTGTCGTACACGTTCACGGGAAATATCCATTAGCTGTGCAATAGCTTCTAAGCTCATTGGGTCCTGCCCTTTAAAACCAAAGCGTAAACGAATAATGTTTTGACTACGTACCGGCAGGTATTCTAATAATGCGTCCATATATTCATAATAATCACATTTTTCATAACGAATATCAGGCTGACAATTCACTTCAGCAGCAACCAAATCTTTTAGACTAGCCAATAAATTATCACCACTGCGGATCTCTTTATCTAAAGATCCTTCATTAAAATAGTGACCTAATATCTTCAGTACTTTACGAGGTGATATTTTGAGTTCTTGGGATATTTTAGTAATACCTTCGTTGGTATCAAGATCAAGGCCAAGTTCAGATGAAGCTTTCAGTATCTGTTTATAAACGCGTGTAACATGAATGGGGATACGAATGGTTCGAGAATGGTTCATAATATACTGTTCGATATTGTTTCTTATCCACCACACTGCATAAGTTGAAAACCGACAACCTCGCTCTGGATCGAACTTATCTACCGCATGCATTAAGCCCGTATTACCCTCTTGAATTATCTCATCCCAATCAAGTGAATAGCTTTTATATTTCTTCGCCACCATAAGAACCAACCTCAAATTTGATTGGATCATCGTATCCCGAGCAGATTTATCCCCGCGGGCTGCAGCAACGGCTGTGTCGTATTCTTCCTGTTTAGACAGTAGCTGACTAAATTTTTGTAATTCATCAAAATACGCATCAAGTGCGTGACTAGTCATGTTATTCATTAATCATCCCTGTTTATGGTTCATTACCATAATAACATAACAAGGTGACACGTAGTCTTGTTTTGTTAGGGTTAATATCGCCAAATATAAATTTAAAACAGCAAGTTATCCTGGCAGGGGCATGCTTAAATAAATAATATTGAACGTTTATTTTGAGCTAATCACACAATACTTCACTATTAGGGCGGTATGTCATTTCACCTAAACGCTGTACTTCTTGTTGAATACTACTCGGGTTATTCGCTAACGTGAGAGACAATATGTCTTGTGCCCAGTCAGGTATATTGGGGTTGATTTTATAATGTACCCATTGGCCCTGTCGTCTGTCAATGACCAGTTTTTTCTGACGTAACAGGGCTAAATGACGTGATACCTTTGGTTGGCTTTGCCCTAATGCATGTGTTAATTCACACACACATAATTCATTTTCTTTCAGTATTAACAATAGACTTTTCAATCTAGTATCATCTGCTAAGCACTTGTAAAACTGGAGTAAATCCATAATTAAATTCATTTTTGATGGTTCATGCCGCCACTCTATATAAACCTTGTTTAGCTGTCAAACGGTTCTAACCTGGGCGGCCATCCTGTCGC
This Moritella sp. 5 DNA region includes the following protein-coding sequences:
- a CDS encoding VolA/Pla-1 family phospholipase yields the protein MKNKKILALAIASTLGLTACGDDSTDLRMDDTITNSLNRQSSIAFDLISSKKVISTPTYLAMDAKNGTLFETVAGASTDRKDPKLAMGDTDGWSPTQPFVIELDLPTGVTLTTDSTLLHAAVKIAKVDVSRAKVISNPVALTAGVDYTVISTGTSLAVLPLNGSLEHGSDYIYAITDALIDSSGQKLGISNSYAALKNKQIDQTGGALEIPQKIVWQVEGLMDKSGIADYENIIYSSWFTTSSAGESLYFTKVATAKALSAIKQGSTAGAVWKGSANPKGLDLTGLYSLQMSASAAVTIGANLSYRKGTVKLPSFLERETDAKKWYTTPWQSGMPSLAIISSVLNSGSDKEKQELKTQLEDDAGINIEELFKEDSLEPLKLIGQKFTIDGEQLDSERLITKYSPLPQVKAVEDVSFILITPNSATSAAKVPVVIYQHGITSVKENILASLKLTGSLNKIVNENYAVLAIDLPLHGDRALAGGAIIADEDNAGVFMNFGYLPVGRDNLRQAVVDLIGLRGGLNLIPATPGSELDVLDTSKVSFFGHSLGAMTGISLQATIDRQMPSGNELFAIDKSAYANPGSGVPYLLLNSEEFGGTVKHGLMKAANPIYAAHADNCTLASYSDTVCFNAFYNSDDLPAKDKAAIDATFQSFAVAAQTVLETADPFSLARKISDTTPVYLAQVNGDTVIPNSTAQADSSPYSTIGGTEPLMSQLKLKNVYTFTDTTKKAALLLAGEHSSVILDYTADPVDADHPNADTKTTNELQSHIASFLAGDGSTIGNIDNSLLDPKSVP
- a CDS encoding RNA polymerase sigma factor RpoD/SigA; translation: MNNMTSHALDAYFDELQKFSQLLSKQEEYDTAVAAARGDKSARDTMIQSNLRLVLMVAKKYKSYSLDWDEIIQEGNTGLMHAVDKFDPERGCRFSTYAVWWIRNNIEQYIMNHSRTIRIPIHVTRVYKQILKASSELGLDLDTNEGITKISQELKISPRKVLKILGHYFNEGSLDKEIRSGDNLLASLKDLVAAEVNCQPDIRYEKCDYYEYMDALLEYLPVRSQNIIRLRFGFKGQDPMSLEAIAQLMDISRERVRQIIRNGLSQVREQLCANDLVKEDFDFEADSICTTGI
- a CDS encoding metalloregulator ArsR/SmtB family transcription factor produces the protein MDLLQFYKCLADDTRLKSLLLILKENELCVCELTHALGQSQPKVSRHLALLRQKKLVIDRRQGQWVHYKINPNIPDWAQDILSLTLANNPSSIQQEVQRLGEMTYRPNSEVLCD